Part of the Candoia aspera isolate rCanAsp1 chromosome 1, rCanAsp1.hap2, whole genome shotgun sequence genome, CAAGAATATTTTAACTGGGCTTGTGAAGATGCTcaggagagaaagaagaggaaatggtgtgtgtgtgtgataatttACTAGGTCAAAAGAAGATTGTCACTGTTCCTATTTTCTTATGTTCAGAGAGGGATGATGGTGTGGAGAATGCAGGAATGCTTAGCTTTCCAAGTTTAGCTAAAGACAGTTAAGTGCTACCATGAAGCTCAACATGATTCCCCAAGAAGAATTTTCACTGAAAACTTGCTCCTGCAGTGAAGAGAGTAAGCAGTGTGTTGGTAGAACCAGCTATATCTAGTTTGCTATCCACCTTCATCTCTTGCAGAGACCTTAAGAAACCTGGCATTTTTGTCAGTATTTAGCACCTCACCAAGCAACTGGATATTGTCATTTTTGCACCCCTGCAAAATTTCAATGGTCAGAAGCACATTTTGGCACAAGGAAAAGGCAGCATTTGGCAAAAAAGTAAATGGGGAGGGTAGAGCCTTGGTGAGTAATGCATTTTAacagagaaaaacaaagcaaaatgataCCAGGAAAAAGATCTCTTTAAAGCCAGAATACTTTTGAaggcaataaaattatttttaattaccaAGTATTTATTAGAGCCATCTACTATAAAAGCCACCAATTACTGATGAAAGACATAGAACATATTTGCAGGTacttatctttttttaattaagaacagTCTGGGAGGCTAGATTTAAGCAACTTGTTGGCTTGCTGCTACTCATGCTTGTCTATTTCCACAAATTTCCTAACATACACAAAGATTCCCTTTCTAGTCTTTCCTGAAAATACACACCCATACCCACAGAGAAATAACTGCATCCTTTATTTTCAAGGACATACCCACATTCATTCCTGGGGCCTCTTGATTGCTCTGTGGACAATCTCTTCAAATAAGAACCATCTATATCACTCTTAAGATAAAATGTGCTGTATTTTGTTGCTGGTTCAGTTTTAATCTTCTGTTCCCCACCTAGAGtcattgttgtgagatgggcgactgtataaattgtataaataaagttAACTGATTTTGTTTAATATCTGCTCTTGTAGATATGTGTTTGACGTTTCACTGTTGAAAATTGCTGGTGAGGGAATGGATCAGTttggagtggggaaaaaaactgtgtACATTTGTTGCACTAAGCTATTATTTAActgtgttttattaaataaaccataaatTGATGGCTTTACACTGCATACTAAGTCCCAAAGTATGATCTACAAATTGCAATTACTGGATTCACACCATACCAAACAAATAACTTTATAAATCACACATTGTATATTTATAAAACAGCCTACTAAATTATATCATTATACATTCCAATTATCTCTCTGTAGAGAACCAGGGCCAGGaggattcatttcatcttttcccCAGTGAACTGGTTTTCCAGTGATGGAGAACGTACCAATTACTACCTGTATCTTTTCCTCTTAGATGGAAAAAACAACTTCCTGAAtcaatttcaaacagaaatatagCTTGAAGGGAAAAGATCTCACATAATCTAAAGCTCACCTATTCCAATTGTCAACCTCCTGtggctcttttcttcttttcttctctttcttattttaaaagaaatccccTCACTTCTGATTTATTGCCTGTTTTCTCTTGGTGTCTCTTTCTGTATGATGTCCTTCAACATGGAGGTAATCTTCCAAAACTGCCTTGTTCTAATCCTTGAATTATGCGGTTTTTCCTGTTTAGATTTGGATCTGCTCCAGTACAAGAAAGGCTGAGCTGCCTGGCAAGGCACCATtcaatctatgtggttgccaatATTGGGGATAAGAAGAAATGCAATTATACAGACCCAAAGTGCCCTAGCGATGGCCGCTATCAGTACAATACAGACGTTGTCTTTGATTCAGATGGAAAGCTGGTGGCACGATACCACAAGGTAAGGTTACaaatttcagtatttatttatttaaatccattcagttgtgtccgattctcggagactacctggacaagtccctgcagttttcttggcaaggtttcagaagtggtttgccattgcctcctttctagggctgaagaAAAttactggtccaaggtcacccagctagctttgtgcctaaggcaggactagaactcacagtctcccagtttctagcctggtgccttaactactgcaccaaactggctctcatggcactttatttttaagaagtgGTAATTTCTCCATAAACCCACAAACCAGAAGCATATCCCTTTAGAAGTTAATTTCACTTTAAATATCTGAGGCTGACTATGTACACTAGAGCATATCTCAACTTTGAAATTTCAGAGGGATGACTGAATTACATGTAGCAAAAGTGATTTAGCATAAACCATATATATGGTGGTACAGAGCTCTGGGCATCAGATGATATCTGCTTCTAAtttggcccttccttccttccttccttccttccgattttcccccttcttttagtttccattttttcattgatgaaatttaataaagataCAAATAATACATGACAAtacaatagaagataaaaatgataaaaataaacttttttaggTAGTATTAAGTTcatcctttaacatattattaactCTGGAAATAATATTGCTCTGCCTTCTCATTTCTATTATATAAAGAaatttccaaaattaattaagaagtgCATGTCTTGAATCCTTTGTGACATCTGAAGCATTTTCCTTTCACCTACCTAGAATAATTATTGAGCCAAATCCTAGCCTCAACAAAGCCAGAGTTCTTCGTAATATCAAATTCCATAGTTTTGGAATGCAGTTCAGCATCAAATTTACATAGTACGTTTTCCCCCATTGATGTAACAGTCAACATTGTTTCAAAGTGGAAACCAAAAAGGAGCcctaaaggaaatatttaaaacagaTAATAGCAGAGATTTGTTTTCCAGCACAGAACCAAGATATATGAAAATGCAGGAGACCACTATAAGTGTATCTCAGTTACACAGAAGTTCTACTCATTGTAGTGGGTGCCGATTCTACATTATTTATAGGCACAGAAGTTAAGGACAAATAGGTCAATCTGAATTGAAAGaagttctggatttttttcctcttattttaaaatatctttcagGTTTAATTAAAATGACTTGTGGATGGCTTTAAGTCAGTGTTATGCTGTTCATATGTTTACTGAAAAATACCTCACCTGTTTCCTAAATGTGTTATCTTTTAACAGTTTAATTTGTTTATGGTGGAACATCAGTTTGATTCCCCTAAAGAGCCTGACCTTGTAACCTTCGATACTGCCTTTGGAAAATTTGGCCTCTTCACCTGCTTTGATATCCTCTTCCATGATCCTGCTGTGGCCCTTGTAACCCAGCTCTCTGTGGACACCATCCTTTTCCCTACAGCCTGGATGAACGTCCTCCCACATTTATCTGCTATCGAATTCCATTCAGCTTGGGCCATGGGCATGCGTGTCAATGTTCTGGCAGCTAATACTCACAGTCCTGGGCTGAATATGACAGGTAATGTATTGGTTGAGATAAAAGGATTGATTGGTATTTGTTTCCATTCCCTAGACAGCTGAGAATCTCCAGCTGGTTGGAAATTAGCTTCCTTGAGAACTTCCGTAATGCCCACTTGCTGAAATTAAGATATCATGGGGTGGAGTCCCTGCAGGCAGAAATTCAGAGGGGAAGGCAGGCATTGCCATCACTATAGCATGCAGAACACAGTCTTATTCACTCTTTATTCAGCTTCTATGAATAATCTCTGATTAGGTATATAAATAGTAACAGTCTAGTTTTGCTTGATCTCTTTTTGCTGCTGATCATGAATAccaattttctttaaatttttgAGGGAGCCTAGTAGGTTTCTTAAGCGGAATGTAGGCTCTTCCCATTCTGTTCATGCTCATCAaagtagaaaaaggaaaggagaaggctGATAGGCTGAATTCTTGGGTATACGAATACATTTGTCAGTCTTTCTTCacagtgttatatgtgcataTTGGGGGGGGGTGCTTTCTTAATATATCTGGGGGTGGGTTAAGAAAAAATGTACATGTCTTGATAGGACAGGATGCAACAATGGCTTTTATCCTTGTCATTGTTAGGTAGTGGTATCTACACACCATCTGGATCCCGAGCATATCATTATGATGCAGAATCAGAGAATGGACACCTTTTGATTGCAGAAATCTATTCCCATCCTTCTTGTTCTCCCACGTGTCTTCCTGCTGTTAACTGGAGCTTGTATGCCACAACTATTGAACAATTCCCTGAGGACCATACTTTCCCTGGAATTGTTTTCTATGATGAATTCACCTTATCGAAGCTCACAGAAGACGCTGGCAATCTTACAGTGTGCCAAAAAAGTCTCTGCTGCCATTTAAACTATAGGATGACGGAACAACAAGAAGATGAACTTTATGCGCTAGGGGCATTCGATGGCCTTCATGTGGTTGAAGGAGAATATTACTTACAggtcttattttatttatgggGGAAAATGAAAGAGGGAAGGATGAAAGCCTTGATGCCCACTAAAAATGCAGGGTGATGTCTGGATAAAGTTCAGCACTTTATTCCCATtatctgtcctatcttagagcaaagacCCACACTGAgacggtatcttggtctctagtgtttattgaacatctctagtagacagaaaatcctgccaaactgaaagagcgtgggaaacccacacagataaacccaagaatcaaggcgggtctgctctgagttactttgaaggacagttcaaagcctctaaactttgcatgtgtttttccctctggataggggccccttcctgctcaccatcagtactcatgacattatctCTCTTAGAAACTTGGGTATAATTTTCAAGTTTAAATGACTGATCATCTTGTGGCTGCATCATGCACATGATGAATGAAAGCCTCTATTAACAAGAAGAAAAGTCAATCCTAAGTTTCTAACACTTGGGAGGATGGAGGGAAATGTTCCACCACACAGAGTTCTGGAAAGTTTATTACCATGCAAAGAGATATAGAACTACAGTAGAAGTCCATTGGAAGCTGACATCGAGTGCCCTAAAATTAGGAGCAGTCTTTAGTTTCATCCTATAATTATCTGGCTTCTTATTAATGAGCCCTATGTTGGTTCATCCTTTTGGTGGTTGCCTGGCATTTAATCATGCAAGAATGCATTGCAAGGATACCTAACTGTTTGGATGACAGTCTCTGGAAGTACTGACAGCAGGAGTCAATGAGTCATGAATGTTTGGATAGAGGGTGGAGATCCTTCCAATGCTGTTAGAGCAGACCTCTCTAAGCAGTTGTTTTGCACAGAATGCTGGCCCATCTGTACACTGTATCTGGTGACTCCATGGAGCCTGCCAAATGTTTGGAATCAGAAGTTGTCTTTGAGATGATAGGGTGTTTCTCCCAGGCTGTGGTCCAACATAcattttggattttgtaagccacccaaagtatATTGTGATGGGCAGCAATAACAAATGTAATGAAATGAAGTTAATGCAATGACATAAACGTGCCACCATCCAGGAATGGGCCTTCCAGTGGTGGCTCGTAACTTTGGAATAGCCTCTCCCAGTGGGCCAGCcaactttccctccctccttgtcAAGCCCTTGCTTCTGTGCTACTGCCCTCCAGACAGCTTGGAGAAGCATTGTCTTTTTGGCCCAGGCAGAGATACGTGTATTTCCCTGGCCATTTTAATCAACAGTCACGCTGATTTGATACACGTTTGCTATTTAGACCCTTGTTAACTGCTCAGCCTGTTGGTTGTATTGTTTTATTCGACTAGCATTTTAGTGTTATGCATCTTAATTACTGTGATTTAGTATTCCTTTCATTTGATAGTTTCGGTCTGTTGAAGTCTGCCAGAGGAAAtctggttttggttttgaaagGCAACATAAAAATGGCAGGATTCACCAGCATGCCAATGCCACACTGCTTTGGAGGGATAAGGGtgactggttgttgttgttttaattcttttactTGCAGAGGCATTTCTCAGGCAGCTGAATCCCCCTTCGCTTTGGCAGAGGCTGAGCACACAAAGCACCAGACTGCTTGGCATTATTTTCTTGGCTTGGCTTGTTTTAGCAGGGCCAcagtgggggggggcaagcggggcatgtgccccgggcgccgtgctgtgggggcaccaaaaatgagcactggaggggcaccaaaatgggcacggaatccatgtttgccctgggtgacacagatcctagttgcaggcctatattttagagcagtgtttttcaaacttggcaactttaagatgtgtggactttgactcccagaattccccagccagcatgctggctggggaattctaggagtcaaagtccacacatcttaaagatgccaagtttgaaaaacaccgttTTAGAGAGAGCAACTGGAATGTACATATCCAGCAGCTCTATACTGAGGTGTATACAGCTGCAGGCCTTGGTCAGTATGACACCAGGGACTCCTCCAATGCCAAGCTTCATCTACTAATCCTGAGTCAACAGTCAGTAGTGCTTCTCCCACAGCCACCAACGTTCACTTGGGTGTGTTCCCCCTTGCTATGGAGGAAGTTAAGACAATGGTTTGGCAGTTCGTTTTCTGATAGTAACAACCCAGTTCCTCTATAATGAATTCTTCTTCAAGGCATTGCTTGTTTGGTTTTCTTCCGCTTCCAGATATGCACATTGCTGAAGTGTGGAAGTACAGACCTTCAGAGCTGTGGCCAATCAACCATTACTGCTCGTTcccattttgatttcttttctctcAGTGGCACATTTAGCACAAACTACATCTTCCCAGAGGTTTTACTCAGTGGGATTCGTTTGGCCCCTGGAGGGTTTCAGGTAAGGTGGTGTTTCCCATCTTAGGTCTGCAAATATTGTTGGGCTGGTGTGAAACGAGCTGGGCTCGAGTGGAAGCAGTGGGGAAACAAATCCCATCTGGTGCTCAATGAGACTCAGAAGGAGAAGGTGTCTTGGTCACCTCTCAGAGGCCAAAATTGAATTCTGAGAAAAATATGGCTCCTCACTGCTATGTCTTTCACTTGAGTGTCTTGCTTGATCTAtgtgtttgtgtggaggccaCACATTGTTAAACAGGTCACATTCGTATAGAGCAGAGATTGACCTACATGGCATTTATGTCTTGCCATTATCTAAGGTTGTCACTAAACCAAACTAAGCAAGCAAAGAAAATCCTGTATACGTAAAAAATAATACTGGATTGTTTATATCAGAAGTAGGAGACTGAATTGTGTTCTTCCCACTTGCTCCTTCAGAAAGCAGAGGACATTGGGGGAGGAGGTgttcaggaaaggcaaacagcccCCATTCACAGTCTTTCCTCTACTTAAAATGGGAAGGGCACGAAAGAGGATATTTTTCTATGCAGGAGAAGATAGGGAacattattcttttccttttatatgAAGTGAAGTGCTCCATGCAGGAAATAATTATACAGCATTACATAGCTTGTTATATAGGTACAGTATAATCTATAATTTTAGATTATGCCATATATAATAGTGTAGGATGCCTTTTTTCTAAATACGAAACTTTTTCACCGAGCACATGTTTAAACTGTTTTGTTGGGAGAAAACATTTTGTCACTAAACATATCAAATGGCTTCAAAGCGGCCTGAATGTCCGCAAAAATGGATCTGACATGATGATGTTTTTCCTATGGTTCTCTCACATACAGCTAAATCCTGTTGCTAATAGCAGCTTTTCTACATTATCTAATTCAGGAGTGGGGAACTTGTAGACCCACAGATGTTGCTTAATTAAATCTCCCAGCAGCCCTAACCCACATGTCCAGCGATGAGGGGCCCTGAGAGTATTTCTCCATCTTGATCCAGTTCAGCATTATCTACACTGACTAGCAGTGGCTCTCCTCATTTAATTCTTTCCCAGCCCTATCCAAATATGTGGATAGTTATCTGGGATCTCCTATATTCTGTACAATAAGAACTACAGCTCCTCTTAAtcccctattttaaaaaatgcctcaaGTCAGCAAGTAGGAGAAATTTATACCTTACCTAATTTGGCTGTATCACTGAAACCCTTTCATTCATTCCTAGGTTTTGAGTGATGGACAACTGATCAGTCAGAATGGTACCTCTCAGGCACTTTTAACTGTGACACTTTTTGGGAGATGGTATGAGAAGGATCCTCAACCTATACAGATTCACAATATAATCCTCTGAGCTATGAGTATGACATTTCTACAAAGCAGTTGTTTGACACTTTATTGTTTCAATTGTCATTAATCTTATTGTGATGGATATCTCATCTGAATGGCTGTGTATTGATGATGGATAAATTGATGCTATGTTTAATCTTGGCTAACAAATCCCAAGGAACACAAGTCTCTCAAAGTTTGTCCTAATAAAGATGCAACAATATAATAGTTCATAGTTATTGGTTAGGCTATTCCTTAAAGCATGCCACACGTACAAGGTCCCTGGAAGCTCAAAATAAGGATAATCTCCAAGTAGTGCTGCATAGCACTGATTAGGGCAGATATTTGAAGCCACTTTAAAATACATCAGATAGTTACGATCATGGCTGTGCCAACACCACCTCATCTCTTTGTGGGCCAGAAACGACTCAACCTGCCCCAGAGTGTTCTGCGGATCTTTTAGTTAGAATCAGCCCTCTGATCAGAAGGAATCAGAAAACCAGACTTCAGGCTTTCTGTAATCAAGAATGAGAAAAACTCACCTGCTATAACATCTTGgtgtttcattattttcaatCAAGAAGTTGGCTGGGTTGACATAGTGAACCTGGCTTAGATTGTAATGTGAATCCCACCAACATTTGATTGAAAATAATGAGCCATGCTAGTCAACACTCATATAGTTCACTGTGGCCTTCACCCCACTCAATGCCTGATGCTCCttattaaaaataagataatCATGTTCTAGGAGAGAGAGGACTTGTATGTAGGAGTCTAAAGTATGTGTAATTTTCTCTAAGGCAATGaatttgcttttcaaataaatattgagAAGAATTTTTGAGTTGACACGAGTAAGCCTTCCTGCTATAAGGTAATCAACATGGATATACAGAAAAGGGGACTAAATATGAATGAAAAGATATGGTGAAACTATGCTGAATAAAAAATGCCTATAGAAATAAGGGTACTAGCTAAGAGATTATAGAAACTTCAGATtgagcgggagggagggaggggaggaaagttCTTGGAAAATGAAGTATCAACAAAAGATGGACAGTGATAAGTTAGAAAGCATGCACTTTGCATACAAATAGTTTTACTCAAGCAGCAATCATGGGCAATATCTTTAACAGAATCAACtaaaatggcagaaaaaatatGCTAGTATTTGAATTACCCAGATTTTTTCCTCAAGCAAGATGTAACAAAAAGCAGGATATGGAGAAGAAGCAAAAAGCTATTGTAGTCATGAGACCTGTTGCTTAGACTCAGGCTCAAGTtatagtagtgtgtgtgtgtgcatgtgcacatgtcCCTTGAGAATCCAGCAAATGTAAATTGATGCTTCCTGTTTAGAAAATTGGGGTAATTCTTGGCTAAGGAATAAAAATTCCATTACATAAATATAGGGAGATTTAGACGTGTTCTTTACATCTGTATTACAGTGTGCAATGTCAGTGTATAtaagtaacaatcttacatttgGAAATCAGTGGTATTTCCATTTTATATGCTCAACCAGATCCTTGATGCAATTGATGGAGTTGAACTTTGAAATCTAGTCTGATAGTGATCTGATGGAAGCTGCAGGTCCTTATCTGctcttattttaaatattggCCTTGGGTGATCTTTACCACCTATCGCATCCtaggcatttctataaatcatcctTCCCCAACTCAGCATCCTCCAGCTGTCAGCATATAACTGCCATCGTCTAGTACGGATGATTGGATTTGTAATGCAACACCTTTGGAGGATGCCAAGATGGGGAAGACCAATCTAAATCCTTCCTTTGAGATTTTACAGAAGAATTTTATTTAGTTACAGCAAACTTTGTCTTAAAATCGATTGAACACACAAGAACAAATTTGTCATGCAAGGAAAGGAGGCAGGAAACCTGATTTCTTGAAGACTATTTACACTTAAAAAGGCTTCCAAATCAAGCCTATACTGTAATCAATATTAAGTACGAACACTGTCCCAAGTCAGCATGATTCCCTAAAGAAGCTTGATGGAAAGTCTTCATGACTTTGGAACATGAGAATAATTTGTTATAGTCCTTTCCTGGCCAAAAGAAATGCCTTTCTTTCTGTCAGTATTCCTGCATAGCAACCTTCGGGTGTTGCCAAGATAAACAAAAAACACCTGTCCACAGTGCCCTGTTCCTTAGAAAAGCAGTGCTTTCAAAACAATGCCTTTAACTGATAAGCTGACAACTCAGTTAAATTCTAAAAATATTAGCATTGCAAAAGGTAGTTAACTGTGTATTAACCTAGAAAGATGTTCACATTCAGAATTAATATAATGGCAACGACAGGCTTTTGAAGTTGTGATTCTATGTGTTCTTGCATGCGTGTAACTATTGTTAAATTTAATAGGGCTTATTTCTGAGGAGCACATTAAAGATTGTACTAAATAGTTTGTTACCTGAACGCTATGCAAGTAGACATCTCATGCAGTGGGACTTGCTTTCCTTCAATGGTGAATTTCTTCCACACCCACCTCTCTTCTCCAGATTTGAAGGAATCCATGCTACTGATGGATACTATACTGTTCGTAGATTGAAATTGCTGGGTACGTTTCTCTGTTTGTAAAGAATTGTATCTTAAAACTGCTCAATTCTATAGCACTGCAAGAAAGGAGACAAACTGGTTATATTTAACTTCCTGACTGCAATCTACTTCTAAAGTGGCTATTTTTTGGAAACTTCAGTGTAGATATCGAGCAAAACCATTGCCCAGCTTAACaatgaatttgggggggggggggatcattcAATCGATcctcggtgactgcctggactagtccctgcagttttcttggcaagatttcagaagtggtttgccattgcgtccttcctagggctaagagagagtgactggcccaaggtcacccagctggctttcctgcctaaggtgggactagaactcactgtctcctggtttctagcccgttgccttaaccgctagaccataCCGGCTCTCAAATACTAATTAAATATTAACTATTGTAAGCCCTAATGATATACTGAAGGATGATGGTTAAATTCTGTGGACATAATGTTTTAAGAGTTACAGTGGTGTGTAACAGGATCGTTGGTGTGCTTGAAATGATTCTGTAATTTCGCTGTCCAGggaaaacttaaataaataataatcattgTTCAAATTTTCAGTATGATTCATATTTAACCAGGAAAGGTCAACTGTCTGACAATTTTAAATAAGTAGATTTCAACGTTCATATTTAAACTTTTCATACTCAGTTAGTATGATCAATGTGCTTTCAGGTGTAAAGATATGCAAATTAAGTTATAACTATTTGCCTACCTTTGGCATATTTATTTCCATGGTCTTAATACACATctgataaaaaaaaaccccattaacTTCCTCTACACTGCAGGCAAACTTGTGCCTGGAAAGATTTATCATCTGCTTATCTTGTCCGGATATTTAATATTGACGTCATCATGTTAGTTAAGACTTTGTATCAGGCTGCAAATGAAATTCAGACTTCGCTGGACACAGCTTCAGTTACTTGAAGTTGAATGGCTGATAAGTCAAATGATATTCTGGGCTATTTTGGATGGATTGGTGCTCAAGAAAGATCTTGCTTTAGCTAATGCAGATTGTTTTTTGGAGGTAAGATTTATTTCTAATCTGG contains:
- the LOC134501884 gene encoding pantetheinase-like — protein: MVSSPSLQRAFIFILLGGLRALALDKFTAAVYEHAVILAKATLNPVSPEDALKLMNQNMDILEDAIQKAAKQGAHIIVTPEDGIYGFNFTRETIYPYLEDIPDPQVNWIPCTDPKRFGSAPVQERLSCLARHHSIYVVANIGDKKKCNYTDPKCPSDGRYQYNTDVVFDSDGKLVARYHKFNLFMVEHQFDSPKEPDLVTFDTAFGKFGLFTCFDILFHDPAVALVTQLSVDTILFPTAWMNVLPHLSAIEFHSAWAMGMRVNVLAANTHSPGLNMTGSGIYTPSGSRAYHYDAESENGHLLIAEIYSHPSCSPTCLPAVNWSLYATTIEQFPEDHTFPGIVFYDEFTLSKLTEDAGNLTVCQKSLCCHLNYRMTEQQEDELYALGAFDGLHVVEGEYYLQICTLLKCGSTDLQSCGQSTITARSHFDFFSLSGTFSTNYIFPEVLLSGIRLAPGGFQVLSDGQLISQNGTSQALLTVTLFGRWYEKDPQPIQIHNIIL